The following proteins come from a genomic window of Aquimarina sp. MAR_2010_214:
- a CDS encoding thiamine phosphate synthase has protein sequence MLIILTSERELENEANKINKLFDNGLEILHFRKPTFDVEGYRALLNQIDAKYHSCIMIHQFHELCEEFNLRGIHIQEQPRLDLEEKLEEYVNNYKTKGFKVSSSFHSKEDIKNCSVDFEYVLLSPVFGSISKAGYEGKGFDVTDLNEFVIGMGGINENTLQATFDLGYRGVGVLGGIWNTEDSLQSFKMIYDKLKTIQIT, from the coding sequence ATGCTAATCATATTAACCTCAGAACGAGAATTAGAAAATGAAGCAAATAAAATCAATAAACTATTCGATAATGGTCTGGAGATATTGCATTTTCGCAAACCAACATTTGATGTAGAAGGATATAGAGCTTTGCTCAACCAAATTGATGCAAAATACCATAGTTGTATTATGATACATCAATTTCATGAATTATGCGAAGAATTTAATTTGAGAGGAATTCATATTCAGGAACAACCACGACTAGATTTAGAAGAAAAGTTAGAAGAGTATGTCAATAATTATAAAACGAAAGGTTTTAAAGTAAGTAGCTCTTTTCATTCTAAAGAGGATATTAAAAATTGTTCAGTTGATTTTGAATATGTTTTATTAAGCCCGGTTTTTGGCTCGATTTCTAAAGCAGGGTATGAAGGAAAAGGATTTGATGTTACGGACCTAAATGAATTTGTAATAGGGATGGGCGGAATTAATGAGAATACATTGCAAGCCACATTCGATTTGGGATATAGAGGAGTTGGTGTTTTAGGAGGAATATGGAATACAGAGGATTCATTACAAAGTTTCAAAATGATTTATGATAAACTTAAAACAATACAAATTACTTAA
- a CDS encoding four helix bundle protein, producing MRNFRELKVWEKSHELCLLVYEITKKFPEEEKYGLISQIRRASSSVPTNISEGCGYDSDKNFVRFLGIASGSASEVEYLLFLSKDLRFVSHDNYKELLECIISIKKMIYGLIKSFR from the coding sequence ATGAGAAATTTTAGAGAACTAAAAGTCTGGGAGAAAAGTCATGAATTGTGTTTGCTCGTTTATGAAATAACAAAAAAATTCCCTGAAGAAGAAAAATATGGACTTATATCACAAATTAGAAGAGCTTCATCTTCAGTGCCTACTAATATTTCAGAAGGTTGTGGATATGATTCAGATAAAAATTTTGTTCGTTTTTTAGGAATAGCTTCAGGGTCAGCCTCAGAAGTAGAATATTTACTTTTTTTATCTAAAGACCTGAGATTTGTTTCACATGATAACTATAAAGAGCTTTTAGAATGTATTATTAGTATTAAGAAAATGATTTATGGTTTGATTAAGTCATTTAGATAA
- a CDS encoding HIT family protein, whose protein sequence is MSTLFTKIVNGEIPSYKVAEDENYYAFLDISPNAKGHTLCIPKKEEDQIFDLEEDEYLELMRFSRKVAKALEKTVSCKRVGIAVVGLEVPHVHVHLIPLNEMKEMTFQHKISMSESDFKTLAEDIQSNL, encoded by the coding sequence ATGTCTACCCTATTTACTAAAATTGTAAATGGCGAAATTCCATCGTATAAAGTGGCCGAAGATGAGAATTATTACGCCTTTTTGGATATTAGTCCAAATGCAAAAGGACATACACTTTGTATTCCTAAAAAAGAAGAAGATCAAATATTTGATCTAGAAGAAGATGAGTATCTGGAGTTAATGCGCTTTTCTCGTAAAGTAGCTAAAGCTCTAGAGAAAACAGTCTCGTGTAAACGTGTTGGTATTGCCGTTGTAGGTTTAGAAGTACCTCATGTACACGTACACTTAATTCCATTAAATGAAATGAAAGAAATGACTTTTCAGCATAAAATTTCTATGTCAGAGTCAGATTTTAAAACACTAGCAGAAGATATTCAATCGAATTTATAA
- a CDS encoding thiazole synthase: MEKLKIAGKEFSSRLFTGTGKFSSSLLMKEALLASESELVTVALKRVDVDNENDDILKHLDHPRINLLPNTSGVRDAKEAIFAAQLAREALETNWIKLEIHPDPKYLLPDPIETLKAASELVKQGFVIMPYIHADPVLCKRLEEVGAQCVMPLGAPIGSNKGLKTLEFLEIIIDQSNVPVIVDAGIGSPSHAAQAMEIGADAVLVNTAIAVSQQPITMAKAFRMAVEAGRMAYHSKLAPIREHAEASSPLTSFLTQG; this comes from the coding sequence ATGGAAAAATTAAAAATTGCAGGAAAAGAATTTTCATCCCGTTTATTTACGGGAACAGGAAAGTTTAGTTCTTCTTTATTAATGAAAGAAGCGTTACTTGCTTCAGAAAGTGAGCTGGTAACGGTAGCTTTAAAAAGAGTTGATGTTGATAATGAAAACGATGATATATTAAAACATTTGGATCATCCACGAATTAATTTACTTCCTAATACATCTGGAGTTCGTGATGCTAAAGAGGCTATTTTTGCGGCACAATTAGCAAGAGAAGCTTTAGAAACTAACTGGATAAAATTAGAAATTCATCCGGATCCAAAATATTTATTGCCAGATCCTATTGAAACCTTAAAAGCAGCTTCAGAATTGGTGAAACAAGGGTTTGTGATTATGCCTTATATCCATGCAGATCCGGTTTTGTGTAAACGATTAGAAGAAGTAGGAGCACAATGTGTGATGCCGTTAGGTGCTCCAATAGGAAGCAATAAAGGATTAAAAACATTAGAGTTTTTAGAAATTATCATAGATCAAAGTAATGTTCCTGTAATTGTAGATGCGGGTATTGGAAGCCCTTCTCATGCAGCACAAGCGATGGAGATTGGTGCAGATGCTGTATTGGTAAATACGGCTATTGCAGTATCACAGCAACCAATAACGATGGCAAAAGCATTTAGAATGGCCGTAGAAGCTGGCCGTATGGCGTATCATTCAAAATTAGCCCCTATTCGAGAGCATGCAGAGGCGAGTAGCCCGTTAACATCATTTTTAACACAAGGCTGA
- a CDS encoding GNAT family N-acetyltransferase — protein MRKEIIVEANVNDAEEITSLTKISKAFWGYDDEQIKKWEKDLTITKEYIIKNEVYKMTSDDIIKGYYSYIEKEGSVVELDNIFLHPSSIGKGYGSVLMNDFLKKIQESNFEKVRLYAEPKAEKFYIKFGFKTVGKIESSIPNRFLPVMELAIK, from the coding sequence ATGAGAAAAGAAATAATAGTAGAGGCCAATGTTAATGATGCCGAAGAGATAACTAGCTTGACCAAAATATCAAAAGCATTTTGGGGATATGATGATGAACAAATTAAAAAATGGGAAAAAGATCTTACGATTACAAAAGAGTATATTATTAAAAACGAGGTGTATAAAATGACTTCTGATGATATTATAAAAGGGTATTATTCTTATATAGAGAAAGAAGGGAGTGTAGTTGAGTTGGATAATATATTTCTTCATCCTAGTAGTATCGGGAAAGGGTACGGTTCTGTTTTGATGAATGATTTTTTGAAAAAAATACAAGAAAGTAATTTTGAAAAAGTTCGATTATATGCAGAGCCGAAAGCTGAAAAGTTTTATATAAAGTTTGGATTTAAAACGGTCGGTAAAATAGAAAGTAGCATCCCTAATAGGTTTTTACCTGTTATGGAATTAGCTATAAAATAA
- a CDS encoding hydroxymethylpyrimidine/phosphomethylpyrimidine kinase, producing MVKRPYVLTIAGFDPSNGAGLTADIKTIEALKGYGLSVCTANTIQNDVEFKTCYWTDIDVIKSQVDILFDRFTITYVKIGIVQNWKILNAIIDVVLEKNDGIKIILDPVLKSSSDFDFHSSNDDSDDQNNIEKQFEEVLDKIYLLTPNYNEIEKLYSSKTIEETIVYISSKTNLFLKGGHRKEAVGKDELFTTSGKNFTFNPKRQNVSEKHGSGCVLSSAITTYLALGFSLIKACYRGKRYTEKILSSNSSLLGYHRV from the coding sequence ATGGTAAAAAGACCGTATGTACTTACTATTGCAGGTTTTGATCCGTCAAACGGAGCTGGACTTACTGCAGATATTAAAACGATTGAAGCATTAAAGGGCTATGGTTTATCTGTTTGTACTGCAAATACGATCCAGAATGATGTTGAATTCAAAACATGTTATTGGACGGATATTGATGTGATAAAAAGTCAAGTAGATATATTATTTGATCGTTTCACAATAACATATGTAAAAATAGGAATCGTTCAGAATTGGAAAATACTTAATGCAATTATTGATGTTGTATTAGAAAAAAATGATGGAATCAAAATAATCTTAGATCCAGTACTGAAATCTAGTTCAGATTTTGATTTTCATTCTTCTAACGACGATTCAGATGACCAGAATAACATCGAGAAACAGTTTGAGGAAGTATTAGATAAAATCTATCTTTTGACACCAAATTATAATGAAATAGAAAAGTTATACTCAAGTAAAACTATCGAAGAAACAATTGTTTATATCTCTAGTAAAACTAATCTTTTTCTAAAAGGAGGGCATAGAAAAGAAGCAGTTGGGAAAGATGAACTATTCACTACAAGTGGAAAGAATTTTACGTTTAACCCCAAAAGACAAAATGTATCAGAAAAGCATGGAAGTGGTTGTGTGCTTTCTTCTGCAATTACTACCTATTTAGCATTAGGGTTTTCATTAATAAAAGCGTGTTATAGAGGAAAAAGATATACCGAAAAAATACTGAGTTCTAATAGTAGTTTGTTAGGGTACCACAGGGTTTAA
- the thiH gene encoding 2-iminoacetate synthase ThiH, producing MKTFKKTFEQYDWDETLSSIFSKTEADVTNALAKPKRDLEDFKALISPAAKPYLEHMAQMSSYTTKKRFGNTIQMYTPMYLSNECQNICTYCGFSMTNKIRRRTLTDKEILKEVDFLKSKGYDHILLVTGEANKTVGVDYINNVIQLIQSKFANITIEVQPLDQSEYELLIKNGLYAVLVYQETYHKSAYKKHHPKGRKSNFDYRLETPDRLGKAGVHKIGLGALFGLEDWRADSFFTALHLNYLQKTYWKTKYSISFPRLRPYSGGLEPKVEMTDSDLVQLICAFRLLDEDVELSMSTRESEVFREHIVNLGITSISAESKTNPGGYAVAPQSLEQFEISDERSTGDVVKMLKNKGLEVVWKDWAHNWK from the coding sequence ATGAAAACCTTTAAAAAAACATTCGAACAATATGATTGGGATGAAACACTTTCCAGTATTTTTTCTAAAACAGAAGCTGATGTTACGAATGCTCTTGCCAAACCCAAAAGAGATCTCGAAGATTTTAAAGCATTGATTTCTCCCGCTGCAAAACCATATCTAGAACATATGGCGCAAATGAGTAGCTATACTACTAAAAAACGTTTTGGCAACACCATTCAGATGTATACTCCAATGTACCTGAGTAATGAATGTCAAAATATATGTACATACTGTGGGTTTAGTATGACTAATAAAATTCGGAGAAGGACATTAACTGATAAAGAAATTCTAAAAGAGGTAGATTTTCTGAAATCCAAAGGCTATGATCATATCCTTTTGGTTACAGGTGAGGCAAATAAAACAGTAGGGGTAGATTATATTAATAATGTAATACAGCTCATACAATCAAAGTTTGCTAATATTACTATAGAAGTGCAACCGTTGGATCAGTCTGAGTACGAACTATTGATCAAGAATGGTTTGTATGCAGTATTAGTGTACCAGGAAACATACCATAAGTCAGCGTATAAAAAACATCATCCCAAAGGGAGAAAATCTAATTTTGATTATCGATTAGAAACCCCAGACCGATTAGGTAAAGCAGGAGTTCATAAAATAGGGTTAGGAGCACTTTTTGGTTTAGAGGATTGGAGAGCAGATAGCTTTTTTACAGCGTTGCATCTTAATTATTTGCAAAAAACATACTGGAAAACAAAATATTCGATATCCTTTCCGAGGTTAAGACCATATAGTGGTGGATTAGAACCAAAAGTAGAAATGACAGATTCAGATTTAGTACAGTTGATATGTGCTTTTCGATTATTAGATGAAGATGTAGAATTGTCTATGTCTACCCGAGAAAGCGAAGTGTTTAGAGAACATATTGTAAATCTCGGAATCACTTCTATAAGTGCCGAGTCTAAAACTAATCCAGGAGGTTATGCTGTAGCACCTCAATCATTAGAACAGTTCGAAATTTCGGATGAACGCTCTACAGGAGATGTCGTGAAGATGCTTAAAAATAAAGGACTAGAAGTAGTTTGGAAAGATTGGGCTCATAATTGGAAATAA
- a CDS encoding DUF3127 domain-containing protein: MEVQGKVKMIGETQTFGSNGFRKREVVVTTEEQYPQHIMVEFVQDKCDLLNPFQVGQDVKISINLRGREWVNPQGETKYFNSIQGWRIESLQPAAQNASAPPTPPADAFEPATDFSKEEHDDLPF; encoded by the coding sequence ATGGAAGTACAAGGTAAAGTAAAGATGATCGGTGAGACTCAAACCTTTGGAAGCAATGGTTTTAGAAAGAGAGAAGTTGTAGTTACTACTGAAGAGCAATACCCACAGCATATCATGGTAGAGTTTGTTCAGGATAAATGTGACTTATTAAACCCTTTTCAAGTAGGTCAGGATGTGAAAATAAGTATTAATTTACGTGGTCGTGAGTGGGTAAATCCACAAGGAGAAACTAAGTATTTTAATTCTATTCAAGGATGGAGAATTGAGAGTTTGCAACCTGCAGCTCAGAATGCTTCTGCTCCTCCAACTCCACCTGCAGATGCCTTTGAGCCTGCAACAGATTTTTCTAAAGAAGAACATGATGACCTACCTTTCTAA
- a CDS encoding flavin reductase family protein: protein MITIDPSEVTTGKLHGLILGAIGPRPIAFASTMDVNGNANLSPFSFFNVFSANPPILIFSPARRVRDNTTKHTLENAESTKEVVINIVNYDIVQQMSLSSTEYPEGVNEFVKSGLTMVPSEKIKPFRVGESPVQFECKVNQVVPMGDEGGAGNLVICEVVLMHINKNVMDENNRIDQHKIDQVARMGGNWYSRANMGMFEVPKPLSSIGIGIDALPEEVRNSTVFTGNDLGKLGNVEGMPTKTEALEFVNNHSDIKDKIQEVNLIEIHKFAKQYLDQDDIDTAWNIIAAK, encoded by the coding sequence ATGATTACAATCGATCCATCAGAGGTTACTACAGGAAAATTACATGGTTTAATTCTTGGTGCAATCGGTCCCAGACCTATAGCTTTTGCGAGTACGATGGATGTAAATGGCAATGCTAATTTATCTCCGTTTAGTTTTTTTAATGTATTTAGTGCGAATCCACCGATTCTTATTTTTTCTCCAGCTAGACGAGTAAGAGATAATACTACTAAACATACATTAGAAAATGCAGAATCTACCAAAGAAGTAGTGATTAATATTGTGAATTATGATATTGTTCAGCAGATGTCATTATCAAGTACAGAGTATCCTGAAGGGGTTAATGAATTTGTGAAATCTGGACTTACTATGGTTCCTTCAGAAAAAATAAAACCATTTCGTGTAGGTGAGTCTCCGGTACAGTTTGAATGCAAAGTTAATCAGGTAGTTCCTATGGGAGATGAAGGAGGAGCAGGTAATCTTGTTATTTGCGAAGTAGTTCTTATGCATATTAATAAGAATGTTATGGACGAAAATAATAGAATAGATCAACATAAAATAGATCAGGTTGCCCGTATGGGAGGAAATTGGTATAGTAGAGCCAATATGGGGATGTTTGAAGTGCCTAAACCATTAAGTTCAATAGGGATTGGTATAGATGCATTGCCAGAAGAAGTAAGAAACAGTACTGTTTTTACAGGAAATGATTTAGGTAAACTAGGAAATGTAGAAGGAATGCCAACAAAAACCGAGGCTTTAGAGTTTGTTAATAACCATAGTGATATTAAGGATAAAATTCAGGAGGTTAACCTAATAGAAATTCATAAATTTGCAAAGCAGTATCTTGATCAGGATGATATAGATACAGCATGGAACATTATAGCAGCAAAATAA
- a CDS encoding thiamine phosphate synthase: MIRLQYISQGRTPQEHLKNIENACKAGCRWIQLRLKDVDMATYLNTALQCRNICDQYDAIMIVNDNVSVTKAVLADGIHLGLSDMNPREARKILGDNFIIGGTANTIENCLQHLEDSVDYIGLGPYKHTVTKKKLSPILGVEGYRNILGQLKNKNLKVPVVAIGGITEKDIEILMQTGVSGIAISGMLTNQTDLKKKIETIKKLLANR, from the coding sequence ATGATAAGACTTCAATATATATCACAAGGCAGAACTCCGCAGGAACATCTTAAAAATATAGAGAATGCCTGCAAAGCAGGTTGTAGATGGATACAATTACGTCTTAAAGATGTAGACATGGCTACGTATTTAAATACAGCATTGCAATGTAGAAATATCTGCGATCAATATGACGCCATTATGATTGTCAATGATAATGTAAGTGTGACAAAAGCTGTTCTGGCCGATGGCATACATTTGGGATTAAGTGATATGAATCCTCGGGAGGCACGAAAAATTCTGGGAGATAACTTTATTATTGGTGGTACTGCAAATACTATAGAAAACTGCTTACAGCACCTAGAAGATAGTGTAGATTACATAGGCCTTGGACCATATAAACATACGGTAACCAAAAAAAAACTGAGCCCGATATTAGGAGTAGAAGGTTATAGAAATATTCTTGGTCAGCTTAAAAACAAAAACTTAAAAGTACCTGTAGTTGCAATTGGAGGAATCACAGAGAAAGATATTGAAATACTTATGCAAACAGGAGTGTCGGGAATTGCTATTTCTGGAATGTTAACAAACCAAACGGATCTGAAGAAAAAAATAGAAACTATAAAAAAGCTATTAGCTAATCGTTAA
- a CDS encoding HAMP domain-containing sensor histidine kinase, with protein MNFSDERNFSSYFIIIAVLVITGLVLWNTSLFMQRLKDDERTKVEIWVQSQKALDSEQSDDYLELSIVINTTNKSIPIIITDSKGDFIRDSLGKPDPSYFKNLSKNEITDEEKLKSYLKTLKSENDPIELDLKDTVQYIYYGNSDILNKLKYYPMTIAIIIFLLIGVIYFFFTTSKASEQNKLWAGMAKETAHQIGTPLSSLVGWNEILKTENVNPEYIVEIEKDIERLKIITERFSKIGSIPNLEDVDIVEETRNAYTYLQSRSSKLINFSLNLPDNPIHVSLNSQLYSWTIENLVKNAIDAMRGKGDLEIDLVDDAKRVFIRIKDTGKGIPKSKFTKIFEPGYTSKSRGWGLGLSLSKRIIEEYHLGKIKVLRSDIGKGTTFQITLRKSGVDS; from the coding sequence ATGAATTTTTCTGATGAGCGTAATTTTTCAAGCTATTTCATTATTATAGCTGTTTTAGTAATAACTGGTCTCGTTTTATGGAATACGTCGTTATTCATGCAACGTCTTAAGGATGATGAACGAACAAAAGTTGAAATATGGGTGCAATCCCAGAAAGCATTAGACAGTGAACAATCTGATGATTACCTCGAATTATCTATTGTCATAAATACTACAAACAAATCTATCCCTATTATCATTACAGATTCTAAAGGTGATTTTATTAGAGATTCCTTAGGAAAACCTGATCCTAGTTATTTTAAAAATTTATCTAAAAATGAAATAACAGATGAAGAAAAACTTAAATCATATTTAAAAACGTTAAAATCAGAAAATGACCCTATAGAACTCGATCTTAAAGATACGGTTCAATATATTTACTATGGAAATTCGGATATTTTAAATAAACTGAAATATTACCCAATGACCATTGCCATCATTATATTTCTGTTAATTGGAGTAATCTATTTCTTTTTTACTACCTCTAAAGCCAGTGAACAAAATAAACTTTGGGCAGGTATGGCTAAGGAAACTGCCCACCAAATCGGTACACCTCTATCCTCCTTAGTAGGATGGAATGAAATCCTTAAAACCGAAAATGTAAACCCCGAATATATCGTAGAAATCGAAAAAGATATTGAACGATTAAAGATAATCACAGAACGTTTTTCTAAAATTGGTTCAATTCCCAATCTCGAAGATGTTGATATTGTAGAAGAAACCCGAAATGCCTATACATATCTTCAATCCAGAAGCTCTAAACTTATTAATTTTTCACTTAACTTACCCGATAATCCTATTCACGTATCTTTAAACTCCCAATTATATAGCTGGACAATCGAAAATCTTGTAAAAAATGCTATTGATGCGATGCGAGGAAAAGGAGATCTTGAAATTGATCTTGTAGATGATGCAAAACGAGTATTTATAAGAATTAAAGATACTGGTAAGGGTATTCCTAAAAGTAAATTTACCAAAATTTTTGAACCCGGTTATACATCTAAGAGCAGAGGGTGGGGTTTAGGCTTATCATTATCAAAGAGAATTATAGAAGAATATCACTTAGGAAAAATTAAAGTTCTTAGATCAGATATTGGTAAAGGCACTACTTTTCAAATCACACTTCGTAAGTCTGGAGTTGATTCTTAG
- a CDS encoding thioesterase family protein — protein MQESDFKLSLQLRIDWSEMDTYQHVNNVNFMKYMQSARVQFWEVSGLATLYAETKKGPMLVSTQCDFKNPLFFPGNVIIKTKVEFIKNSSFGLHHKLYNDEGVLCAEGHDVAVCFDFNTDKTFMITDELRQLMKQY, from the coding sequence ATGCAAGAATCTGATTTTAAATTATCTCTACAACTTCGTATTGATTGGAGTGAAATGGATACCTATCAGCATGTGAACAATGTAAATTTCATGAAATATATGCAAAGTGCACGTGTTCAATTCTGGGAAGTATCCGGTTTGGCAACATTATATGCCGAAACTAAAAAAGGGCCAATGCTGGTTTCTACACAATGTGATTTTAAAAATCCTTTGTTTTTCCCGGGAAATGTAATAATTAAAACTAAAGTTGAATTTATTAAAAACTCTAGTTTTGGATTACATCATAAATTGTATAATGATGAAGGAGTACTTTGTGCTGAAGGTCATGATGTAGCAGTTTGTTTTGATTTTAATACAGATAAAACCTTTATGATAACAGATGAATTACGACAGCTTATGAAACAATATTAG
- the aat gene encoding leucyl/phenylalanyl-tRNA--protein transferase, with the protein MYILTEAIQFPPITLADTNGLLAIGGDLSVDRLLKAYHNGIFPWYDDDQPILWYSPDPRMVLFPSELRVSKSMRQLIRKNKFEVTFNKAFESVVQHCATIKRPEQEGTWITNDMQKAYKKLHELGYAISVEVWEESVLVGGLYGILLRDKKVFCGESMFSKTSNASKYGFITLVEWLIAQGIQLIDCQVYTDHLASLGAREITRATFIKYLK; encoded by the coding sequence TTGTATATTCTAACAGAAGCAATACAATTTCCACCGATTACTCTTGCTGATACTAATGGGTTATTGGCTATAGGAGGGGATCTTTCTGTCGATAGATTACTGAAGGCATATCATAATGGAATTTTCCCCTGGTATGATGATGATCAACCTATTTTATGGTATAGTCCCGATCCAAGAATGGTACTTTTTCCATCAGAACTTAGAGTAAGTAAAAGTATGCGTCAACTTATTAGAAAAAATAAGTTTGAAGTAACATTTAATAAGGCTTTTGAAAGTGTTGTGCAGCATTGTGCAACAATCAAACGTCCAGAACAAGAAGGAACCTGGATTACAAACGATATGCAAAAGGCGTATAAAAAACTTCATGAGCTGGGATATGCCATCTCTGTTGAGGTTTGGGAAGAATCAGTTTTGGTAGGTGGATTGTATGGGATCTTGTTAAGAGATAAAAAAGTATTTTGCGGTGAGAGTATGTTTTCTAAAACCAGTAATGCTTCTAAATATGGTTTTATTACTTTGGTAGAGTGGTTGATAGCACAAGGAATACAATTGATCGATTGCCAGGTGTATACTGATCATTTGGCAAGCCTAGGGGCCAGAGAAATTACAAGGGCAACGTTTATAAAATATTTGAAGTGA
- the greA gene encoding transcription elongation factor GreA, with translation MSKVSYYTAEGLKKLRDELGQLKDIERPKASQAIAEARDKGDLSENAEYDAAKEAQGLLEMRISKLEETLSNARLIDESQLDTSKALIHSTVKIKNQTNGAEMIYKLVAQSEADLKTGKISVDSPIGKGLLGKSVGEIAEIQVPNGIMKFDVVEITRE, from the coding sequence ATGAGCAAAGTATCTTATTACACTGCAGAGGGGCTTAAAAAACTAAGAGACGAACTAGGTCAACTTAAGGATATAGAGCGTCCAAAAGCTTCTCAGGCAATAGCTGAGGCACGTGATAAAGGGGATTTAAGTGAAAATGCCGAATATGACGCCGCAAAAGAAGCACAGGGATTATTAGAGATGAGAATTTCTAAATTGGAAGAGACTCTTTCAAATGCGCGTTTAATAGACGAATCTCAATTAGACACGTCTAAAGCCCTTATACATTCTACTGTAAAGATCAAAAATCAAACTAATGGTGCCGAAATGATTTATAAATTGGTAGCACAAAGTGAAGCTGATCTTAAAACGGGAAAAATATCTGTAGATTCTCCTATCGGAAAAGGCCTCCTAGGGAAAAGTGTTGGCGAAATAGCCGAAATACAGGTCCCTAATGGGATTATGAAGTTTGATGTTGTAGAGATTACAAGAGAATAA